A genomic region of Rhea pennata isolate bPtePen1 chromosome 14, bPtePen1.pri, whole genome shotgun sequence contains the following coding sequences:
- the CLTB gene encoding clathrin light chain B isoform X2, with protein sequence MADDFGFFSSSEAAAAEEDPAAAFLAQQESEIAGIENDEGFGPTDGEAAAASAPPEPAGFQNGGATVNGDVFQESNGPTDAYAAIAKADRLTQEPESIRKWREEQKKRLEELDAASKVTEQEWREKAKRDLEEWNLRQNEQMEKNRANNRASEEAFLKESKEEAPGSEWEKVAQLCDFNPKSSKQSKDVSRMRSVLISLKQTPLSR encoded by the exons ATGGCCGACGACTTCGGCTTCTTCTCCTCGtccgaggccgccgccgccgaggaggACCCGGCCGCCGCCTTCCTGGCCCAGCAGGAGAGCGAGATCGCGGGCATCGAGAACGACGAGGGCTTCGGGCCGACCGACGGCGAAGCGGCcgcggcctcggccccgccggaACCGG CTGGTTTCCAGAATGGAGGAGCCACTGTCAATGGAGATGTCTTTCAG GAGTCCAATGGCCCCACAGATGCTTATGCAGCCATAGCCAAGGCTGACCGGCTGACCCAGGAGCCTGAGAGCATCCGCAAATGgagagaggaacagaagaaGCGGCTGGAGGAGCTAG ATGCGGCATCAAAAGTGACTGAACAGGAATGGCGCGAGAAGGCCAAGAGGGACCTGGAAGAGTGGAACCTGCGTCAGAATGAGCAGATGGAGAAGAACCGCGCAAACAACAG GGCCTCGGAGGAAGCGTTCCTGAAGGAGTCCAAGGAGGAAGCCCCAGGCTCTGAGTGGGAGAAGGTGGCCCAGCTCTGTGATTTCAACCCCAagagcagcaagcagagcaAGGATGTCTCGCGGATGCGCTCAGTGCTCATCTCCCTCAAACAGACACCCCTGTCCCGCTag
- the CLTB gene encoding clathrin light chain B isoform X1 encodes MADDFGFFSSSEAAAAEEDPAAAFLAQQESEIAGIENDEGFGPTDGEAAAASAPPEPAGFQNGGATVNGDVFQESNGPTDAYAAIAKADRLTQEPESIRKWREEQKKRLEELDAASKVTEQEWREKAKRDLEEWNLRQNEQMEKNRANNRIADKAFYQQPDADVIGYVASEEAFLKESKEEAPGSEWEKVAQLCDFNPKSSKQSKDVSRMRSVLISLKQTPLSR; translated from the exons ATGGCCGACGACTTCGGCTTCTTCTCCTCGtccgaggccgccgccgccgaggaggACCCGGCCGCCGCCTTCCTGGCCCAGCAGGAGAGCGAGATCGCGGGCATCGAGAACGACGAGGGCTTCGGGCCGACCGACGGCGAAGCGGCcgcggcctcggccccgccggaACCGG CTGGTTTCCAGAATGGAGGAGCCACTGTCAATGGAGATGTCTTTCAG GAGTCCAATGGCCCCACAGATGCTTATGCAGCCATAGCCAAGGCTGACCGGCTGACCCAGGAGCCTGAGAGCATCCGCAAATGgagagaggaacagaagaaGCGGCTGGAGGAGCTAG ATGCGGCATCAAAAGTGACTGAACAGGAATGGCGCGAGAAGGCCAAGAGGGACCTGGAAGAGTGGAACCTGCGTCAGAATGAGCAGATGGAGAAGAACCGCGCAAACAACAG GATCGCTGACAAAGCCTTTTACCAGCAGCCGGACGCCGATGTGATTGGCTATGT GGCCTCGGAGGAAGCGTTCCTGAAGGAGTCCAAGGAGGAAGCCCCAGGCTCTGAGTGGGAGAAGGTGGCCCAGCTCTGTGATTTCAACCCCAagagcagcaagcagagcaAGGATGTCTCGCGGATGCGCTCAGTGCTCATCTCCCTCAAACAGACACCCCTGTCCCGCTag